A part of Streptomyces sp. NBC_01451 genomic DNA contains:
- a CDS encoding glycoside hydrolase family 2 TIM barrel-domain containing protein: protein MPHPHEFAVSRRRLLEGGAAVLGALALSGPAAAHGAAAADATTPEWNGHIDVFRVGTEPAHTTLMPYATLAQALAADRTRSPYRQSLDGTWKFAYVDRPDDRDTDFHRTDLDDRAWDTIPVPSAWQLHGYDSPIYVNSDYPWWGANGRGEEAQPPAAPTVHNPVGQYRRTFTLPRDWSGRRTFLHFEGVKSAHYVWINGTLVGYHEDSYDPSEYDITPHLKPGTNQIAVEVYRYSDGDWLEDQDMIRLSGIFRSVYLYSTPAVRLRDFRLDTPLSDDYTAAELSVTANVRDYGGKGAGQYSVETQLYDADGHPVWSRPLQQTVALGAGEERSVQAAKAVPAPRLWSAEHPNLYTAVLRLRDPAGRVIETLSHRVGLREFALKGGLMRINGKPVSFRGTNRHEMHPVHGSALTRADMVEDIGIIKRLNINSVRTSHYPNNPVWLELADEYGLYLVDETNLETHGVRGEYPGNHSEWTTACVARAQNMVHRDKNHASVVIWSLGNEAGGGTTFNAMYDWIRSYDTTRVIQYEGDDRPGISDIRSEMYDSPARVEQRAKDTADTRPYVMIEYSHGMGNSNGNFKKYWDLVRRYPVLQGGWIWDFVDQAIAWPTPTRKLLTETGPTALKGEIIAPAGTFTRDKGLSGGTVFARDESLDLTGSLTLEAWITPHFLGYHQPVIAKGDTQYALKQSDRGLEFFIYGGGQWISAWWALPDDWTGREHHIAGVFDASAGTLTLHVDGVARATRTTTRRPDNNTASLALATDIDNPTREFSGTIRRARVYARALTAAELASDSRGPGDDGVRFWFDADTAGLTEKRPRDKTFYAYGGDWGDNPNDGAFAGDGIITADRRLTGKSAEVKRIYQAVQITSGATPGAVTLTNEHLFTNLREFEGLWELVADGRVIRRGRLTRAQLDVPPLSSKAITVPFELPDDPAPGAEYFLQLSFTTRESTKWAKAGFEVARQQLALDVGSPAVTPIPLSGVPALRHEDGDTSVTVKGKGFSVTVDKATGVITSYKAGGARLIVSGPTPNFWRAPTDNDRGNGQHTRNQTWRDAGARRAVTGVSVRALGDQAVEIKVAGTLPTATASTYTTTYTVFGNGEIKVDNTLHPGASSLPYIPEVGNLLLLPGRLDRLHYYGRGPEENHWDRNNSTDVGLYSGTVDGQWSGYLRPQENGNRTDVRWIALTDRKGSGLLVSAEPLLEVNASHFTPEDLSVGARHDYQLTPRDEVVLRLSHRQMGVGGDNSWGAHTHDEYKLFANRDYSYSYRLRPLTDVDEAMAASRRPTAGESAV, encoded by the coding sequence ATGCCGCACCCCCACGAGTTCGCCGTCAGCCGCCGCCGTCTGCTGGAGGGCGGAGCCGCCGTCCTCGGCGCGCTCGCCCTGTCCGGACCGGCCGCCGCCCACGGGGCCGCCGCTGCGGACGCCACCACTCCCGAGTGGAACGGTCACATCGACGTCTTCCGCGTCGGCACCGAACCCGCGCACACCACGCTGATGCCGTACGCGACCCTCGCCCAGGCCCTCGCCGCCGACCGCACCCGCTCCCCGTACCGGCAGAGCCTCGACGGCACCTGGAAGTTCGCCTACGTCGACCGCCCCGACGACCGGGACACCGACTTCCACCGCACCGACCTCGACGACCGTGCCTGGGACACCATCCCCGTCCCCTCCGCCTGGCAGCTGCACGGTTACGACAGCCCGATCTACGTCAACAGCGACTACCCCTGGTGGGGCGCCAACGGCCGGGGCGAGGAGGCGCAGCCGCCGGCCGCGCCGACCGTCCACAACCCCGTGGGCCAGTACCGCCGCACCTTCACCCTCCCGCGCGACTGGTCGGGGCGCCGTACGTTCCTGCACTTCGAGGGCGTCAAGTCGGCCCACTACGTATGGATCAACGGCACCCTGGTCGGCTACCACGAGGACTCCTACGACCCCTCCGAGTACGACATCACCCCGCACCTGAAGCCGGGCACCAACCAGATAGCCGTGGAGGTCTACCGCTACTCCGACGGCGACTGGCTGGAGGACCAGGACATGATCCGGCTGAGCGGCATCTTCCGCTCGGTCTACCTCTACTCCACCCCGGCCGTGCGGCTGCGCGACTTCCGCCTCGACACCCCGCTGAGCGACGACTACACGGCGGCCGAACTGTCGGTCACCGCGAACGTGCGGGACTACGGCGGCAAGGGCGCCGGCCAGTACTCCGTCGAGACCCAGCTGTACGACGCCGACGGGCACCCGGTCTGGTCGCGCCCGCTCCAGCAGACCGTCGCGCTCGGCGCCGGAGAGGAGAGGTCCGTACAGGCCGCGAAAGCCGTGCCCGCGCCGCGCCTGTGGTCGGCCGAACACCCCAACCTCTACACCGCCGTGCTCCGTCTGCGTGACCCGGCCGGCCGGGTGATCGAGACGCTCTCCCACCGGGTCGGCCTGCGCGAGTTCGCCCTCAAGGGCGGCCTGATGCGCATCAACGGCAAGCCGGTCTCCTTCCGGGGCACCAACCGGCACGAGATGCACCCCGTACACGGCTCGGCGCTCACCCGCGCGGACATGGTCGAGGACATCGGCATCATCAAGCGGCTGAACATCAACTCCGTCCGCACCTCGCACTACCCGAACAACCCCGTGTGGCTGGAACTCGCCGACGAGTACGGCCTCTACCTCGTGGACGAGACCAACCTCGAGACCCACGGCGTCCGGGGCGAGTACCCCGGAAACCACTCCGAGTGGACCACCGCGTGCGTGGCCCGCGCCCAGAACATGGTCCACCGCGACAAGAACCACGCCTCGGTCGTCATCTGGTCGCTCGGCAACGAGGCGGGCGGCGGCACCACGTTCAACGCCATGTACGACTGGATCCGCTCCTACGACACCACGCGGGTCATCCAGTACGAGGGTGACGACCGCCCCGGGATCAGCGACATCCGCTCCGAGATGTACGACAGTCCCGCCCGCGTCGAGCAGCGGGCCAAGGACACCGCCGACACCCGGCCGTACGTGATGATCGAGTACTCCCACGGCATGGGGAACTCCAACGGGAACTTCAAGAAGTACTGGGACCTCGTCCGCCGCTACCCCGTCCTCCAGGGCGGCTGGATCTGGGACTTCGTCGACCAGGCCATCGCCTGGCCCACCCCGACGCGCAAACTGCTCACCGAGACCGGGCCCACCGCGCTGAAGGGCGAGATCATCGCCCCCGCCGGCACCTTCACCCGCGACAAGGGCCTTTCCGGCGGCACCGTCTTCGCCCGCGACGAGAGCCTCGACCTCACCGGGTCCCTGACGCTGGAGGCGTGGATCACCCCGCACTTCCTCGGCTACCACCAGCCCGTCATCGCCAAGGGCGACACCCAGTACGCCCTGAAGCAGTCGGACAGGGGCCTGGAGTTCTTCATCTACGGCGGCGGCCAGTGGATCAGCGCGTGGTGGGCGCTGCCCGACGACTGGACCGGCAGGGAACACCACATCGCCGGTGTCTTCGACGCGTCGGCGGGCACACTCACCCTCCACGTCGACGGCGTGGCGCGAGCCACCAGAACCACCACCCGGCGGCCCGACAACAACACCGCGTCCCTCGCGCTGGCCACCGACATCGACAACCCGACCCGGGAGTTCAGCGGCACCATCCGGCGGGCCCGCGTCTACGCCCGCGCGCTGACCGCCGCCGAACTGGCCTCCGACAGCCGTGGCCCCGGCGACGACGGCGTACGGTTCTGGTTCGACGCCGACACCGCCGGCCTCACCGAGAAGCGGCCCCGCGACAAGACGTTCTACGCCTACGGCGGCGACTGGGGCGACAACCCCAACGACGGAGCCTTCGCCGGGGACGGCATCATCACCGCCGACCGCCGCCTGACCGGCAAGTCCGCCGAGGTCAAGCGGATCTACCAGGCGGTGCAGATCACCTCGGGTGCGACACCGGGCGCGGTCACCCTCACCAACGAGCACCTCTTCACCAATCTCCGTGAATTCGAAGGGCTTTGGGAACTGGTCGCCGACGGAAGGGTGATCCGGCGCGGCAGGCTGACCCGCGCCCAGCTGGATGTGCCGCCCCTGTCCAGCAAGGCCATCACCGTGCCCTTCGAGCTGCCGGACGACCCGGCACCGGGCGCGGAGTACTTCCTCCAGCTGTCCTTCACCACCAGGGAGAGCACGAAGTGGGCGAAGGCCGGCTTCGAGGTGGCCCGGCAGCAGCTCGCTCTCGACGTGGGCAGCCCCGCGGTCACGCCCATCCCCTTGAGCGGCGTCCCGGCGCTCCGTCACGAGGACGGCGACACCTCGGTCACCGTCAAGGGCAAGGGCTTCTCGGTCACCGTCGACAAGGCGACCGGCGTGATCACCTCGTACAAGGCGGGCGGCGCCCGGCTGATCGTCTCCGGGCCCACCCCGAACTTCTGGCGGGCGCCCACCGACAACGACCGGGGCAACGGCCAGCACACCCGCAACCAGACCTGGCGCGACGCGGGCGCCCGGCGCGCGGTGACCGGCGTGAGCGTCCGCGCACTCGGGGACCAGGCCGTCGAGATCAAGGTCGCCGGCACCCTGCCGACGGCCACGGCGTCGACGTACACCACCACCTACACCGTCTTCGGCAACGGTGAGATCAAGGTCGACAACACCCTGCACCCCGGGGCGAGTTCACTGCCGTACATCCCCGAGGTCGGGAACCTGCTCCTGCTGCCCGGCCGCCTGGACCGGCTGCACTACTACGGCCGGGGCCCCGAGGAGAACCACTGGGACCGCAACAACTCCACCGACGTGGGCCTGTACTCCGGCACCGTCGACGGACAGTGGAGCGGCTACCTGCGCCCGCAGGAGAACGGCAACAGGACCGACGTCCGCTGGATCGCCCTCACCGACCGCAAGGGCTCCGGTCTGCTGGTCTCCGCCGAACCGCTCCTGGAGGTCAACGCCTCGCACTTCACCCCGGAGGACCTGTCGGTCGGGGCCCGCCACGACTACCAGCTCACCCCGCGCGACGAGGTCGTCCTGCGCCTGAGTCACCGCCAGATGGGCGTCGGCGGCGACAACAGCTGGGGCGCGCACACCCACGACGAGTACAAGCTGTTCGCCAACCGCGACTACTCGTACAGCTACCGGCTCCGTCCCCTGACGGACGTCGACGAGGCGATGGCGGCCTCGCGGCGGCCCACGGCGGGCGAGTCCGCCGTGTAG
- a CDS encoding SpoIIE family protein phosphatase codes for MDAFRPLLFEDVEALLAGPTAGDLPRLVGEYGLLRQLVEGTAAGVVVLDTELRFLYVNPHMVRISGLSAAELLGRTLAEASPEVDRPESVLRQVLHDGQPRELVGTGHTRADMPFTRRAWHATYHRLQDEHGRVLGLAGIFLEISAPQQHVDELERAHRRMTLLDTATARIGTTSDVQATCVELAQFMVPDLADAAGVELNLDVKAGPHRPPPGVLRLRRAALAAVPGLKEAVLALAGLGDTLDYPPGTEVRACLDAGLPWLSNGISDQEWHVGAVHTDRSTSYRNIGVHSVLVLPLIAGRRPLGTLSLVRAYDSPGFTADDVSVALELAQRAARALERAALHTREHSMALELQHALLTDAGAPPDPRAPTAFRYLPADDVALIGGDWFDSLALPDGRNLLVIGDVMGHGVEAAVAMSHYRSALRALAMAGLPPHLLLTHADRTVADSGFDRVTTCLLALEDPVRQTVSYANAGHLPPAFLSPDGTVGLVEVPVGPPLGTGFGSYTTLTHPTVPDGVLLLYTDGLVERRGEDIDVSLRRLTRLRLSPRASLDAILDDVLAQLADAPAEDDIAVLAARSRPA; via the coding sequence ATGGACGCTTTCCGGCCGCTCCTCTTCGAGGACGTCGAGGCACTGCTCGCCGGACCGACCGCCGGGGACCTGCCGCGACTGGTCGGGGAGTACGGGCTGCTGCGTCAGCTCGTCGAGGGCACGGCCGCCGGGGTGGTCGTCCTCGACACGGAACTGCGCTTTCTGTACGTCAACCCGCACATGGTCCGGATCAGCGGCCTGTCGGCCGCGGAACTCCTGGGGCGGACCCTGGCCGAGGCGTCTCCGGAGGTGGACCGGCCCGAGAGCGTGCTGCGGCAGGTCCTGCACGACGGGCAGCCGCGTGAGCTCGTGGGCACGGGGCACACACGCGCGGACATGCCCTTCACCCGCCGGGCCTGGCACGCCACCTATCACCGCCTCCAGGACGAGCACGGCCGGGTCCTCGGGCTCGCCGGGATCTTCCTGGAGATCAGCGCTCCGCAGCAGCACGTCGACGAGCTGGAGCGCGCGCACCGCCGGATGACACTGCTGGACACCGCGACCGCGCGCATCGGCACCACCTCGGACGTGCAGGCGACCTGCGTCGAGCTGGCCCAGTTCATGGTGCCGGACCTGGCGGACGCCGCCGGTGTCGAGCTGAACCTCGATGTGAAGGCCGGTCCGCACCGGCCGCCTCCGGGAGTGCTGCGACTGCGCCGGGCGGCCCTCGCGGCGGTGCCCGGACTCAAGGAGGCGGTGCTCGCCCTGGCCGGCCTCGGCGACACCCTGGACTATCCGCCGGGCACGGAAGTCCGCGCGTGCCTGGACGCCGGCCTCCCCTGGCTGAGCAACGGCATCTCCGACCAGGAGTGGCATGTCGGGGCCGTGCACACGGACCGGTCCACGTCCTACCGGAACATCGGCGTCCACTCGGTGCTCGTCCTGCCCCTGATAGCGGGCAGGCGCCCCCTGGGCACCCTGTCGCTGGTGCGCGCCTACGACTCCCCCGGCTTCACCGCCGACGACGTGTCGGTGGCCCTCGAACTGGCGCAGCGCGCCGCCCGCGCCCTGGAACGCGCCGCCCTGCACACCCGTGAGCACAGCATGGCCCTGGAGCTCCAGCACGCGCTGCTCACCGACGCCGGCGCGCCGCCCGACCCGCGCGCGCCGACCGCGTTCCGCTATCTGCCCGCCGACGACGTGGCCCTCATCGGAGGCGACTGGTTCGACTCCCTGGCGCTGCCCGACGGCCGGAATCTGCTGGTCATCGGGGATGTCATGGGGCACGGGGTCGAGGCCGCCGTCGCGATGAGCCACTACCGCTCCGCGCTGCGCGCCCTGGCCATGGCGGGCCTGCCCCCGCACCTGCTGCTCACGCATGCCGACCGCACGGTCGCCGACTCCGGGTTCGACCGGGTAACCACCTGTCTGCTGGCCCTGGAGGATCCCGTCCGGCAGACGGTGTCCTACGCGAACGCCGGCCATCTCCCGCCCGCCTTCCTCTCCCCGGACGGCACGGTCGGTCTCGTCGAGGTCCCGGTCGGCCCGCCCCTGGGCACCGGATTCGGCAGCTACACGACGCTCACCCACCCGACGGTCCCGGACGGCGTGCTCCTGCTCTACACGGACGGGCTGGTGGAGCGGCGCGGCGAGGACATCGACGTGTCGCTGCGCCGCCTCACCCGGCTCCGGCTGTCGCCGCGCGCCTCCCTGGACGCCATCCTCGACGACGTCCTGGCCCAGCTCGCGGACGCTCCCGCCGAGGACGACATCGCCGTACTGGCGGCCCGTTCACGGCCGGCCTGA
- a CDS encoding DUF5997 family protein, translated as MTTQQTSQTMKPATAAKKLGVYLQATPAEFQEGVVTRAELTALQADPPAWLRDLRRDGPHPRPVVASKLGVSIAGLARGGVTEALTTEQIEALKQDAPEWLRHERSVQVDVRREAARIKELHQEQQEKRENQGR; from the coding sequence ATGACGACGCAGCAGACCTCCCAGACCATGAAGCCCGCGACCGCGGCGAAGAAGCTGGGTGTGTACCTCCAGGCCACCCCCGCAGAGTTCCAGGAGGGTGTCGTCACGCGCGCCGAGCTGACCGCGTTGCAGGCCGACCCGCCGGCCTGGCTGCGCGACCTGCGCCGCGACGGCCCGCACCCCCGGCCGGTGGTCGCGTCGAAGCTGGGCGTCTCCATCGCGGGGCTCGCCCGCGGCGGGGTCACCGAGGCCCTCACCACCGAGCAGATCGAGGCTCTGAAGCAGGACGCCCCCGAGTGGCTCCGGCACGAGCGCTCCGTTCAGGTCGATGTCCGCAGGGAAGCGGCGCGCATCAAGGAGCTGCACCAGGAACAGCAGGAGAAGCGGGAGAACCAGGGCCGCTAG
- a CDS encoding LysR substrate-binding domain-containing protein translates to MTGSEESPAFRLAYVPGVIPAKWVRIWNERRTDVPLTLLQVSAAEAHALMLAGDADAALVRLPVDRTVFSAIPLYTETSVVVVPKDHVVSAVEEVTAEDLADDIVLHPFDDTLAWEAFPGRPALERPATTEDAVELVAAGIGVLVVPQSLARLHHRRDLTYRPVTDAPGSQVALSWPEDRTTDLVEDFIGIVRGRTVNSSRGRREEPKAEQPKAKKSSGTGGTARKPAAGRSAGRGARGGGSGKAGGTRQGKPRRKS, encoded by the coding sequence GTGACTGGCTCGGAAGAATCCCCCGCGTTCCGGCTCGCGTACGTCCCGGGAGTGATCCCCGCCAAGTGGGTGCGGATCTGGAACGAGCGGCGGACCGACGTCCCCCTGACCCTGCTCCAGGTGTCCGCCGCCGAGGCGCACGCCCTGATGCTGGCCGGTGACGCCGACGCGGCCCTGGTCCGCCTGCCGGTCGACCGTACGGTGTTCAGCGCGATCCCCCTCTACACCGAGACCTCGGTGGTCGTCGTCCCCAAGGACCATGTCGTGTCCGCCGTCGAAGAGGTGACCGCCGAGGACCTCGCCGACGACATCGTGCTGCACCCCTTCGACGACACCCTCGCCTGGGAGGCGTTCCCCGGCCGCCCCGCGCTTGAGCGCCCCGCGACCACCGAGGACGCCGTCGAACTGGTAGCGGCCGGCATCGGCGTGCTCGTCGTCCCGCAGTCCCTGGCCCGCCTCCACCACCGCAGGGACCTCACCTACCGCCCGGTCACCGACGCGCCCGGGTCCCAGGTCGCGCTGTCCTGGCCGGAGGACCGCACGACCGACCTGGTCGAGGACTTCATCGGCATTGTGCGGGGCCGCACCGTCAACAGCTCACGCGGACGCCGGGAGGAGCCGAAGGCGGAGCAGCCGAAGGCCAAGAAGAGCTCCGGTACGGGTGGCACGGCCCGCAAGCCCGCCGCGGGCAGGTCCGCGGGCCGGGGCGCCCGCGGCGGCGGTTCCGGCAAGGCGGGCGGCACCCGCCAGGGCAAGCCCCGCCGCAAGTCGTAG